A single Lycorma delicatula isolate Av1 chromosome 12, ASM4794821v1, whole genome shotgun sequence DNA region contains:
- the LOC142332976 gene encoding uncharacterized protein LOC142332976, translating into MHTALSNITASHLTSSSSSSINAANLHNNSQEFGSFEEEDEDDKGEEIIHSKIKQDNRTQVISHGHQQQSAVNMAMASRATSVASDSNSAGVSSNITAQQLHTKSLKLHEAKARLHHLQELLNLVE; encoded by the exons ATGCATACTGCTTTATCAAACATTACAGCATCACATCTCACTTCAAGTTCATCATCATCAATTAATGCTGCTAATCTGCATAATAATTCacag gAATTTGGAAGCTTTGAAGAGGAGGATGAAGATGACAAAGGAGAAGAAATAATTCACTCAAAGATTAAACAAGACAACAGAACACAGGTCATATCCCATGGTCATCAGCAGCAGTCTGCTGTTAATATGGCAATGGCAAGCCGTGCTACCTCTGTTGCATCGGATAGTAATAGTGCTGGTGTATCATCAAATATTACTGCTCAACAGTTGCATACTAAATCATT GAAGTTGCATGAAGCTAAGGCCAGGTTACACCATTTACAAGAGCTTCTTAATTTAGTGGAATAA